From one Sardina pilchardus chromosome 6, fSarPil1.1, whole genome shotgun sequence genomic stretch:
- the cnih4 gene encoding protein cornichon homolog 4, with translation MEAAVFIFSLIDCCALIFLSVYFIITLSDLECDYINARACCSKLNKWVIPELVGQTLATVLMLVSMHWFVFLLNLPVASWNVYRFLKVPMGNMGVFDPTEIHNRGQLKSHMKEAMIKLGFHLLCFFIYLYSMILALIND, from the exons ATGGAGGCGGCCgtgttcattttctctctcatcgACTGCTGTGCATTAATCTTCCTTTCGGTGTACTTT ATCATCACTCTTTCAGATTTGGAATGCGACTACATCAATGCACGAGCCTGTTGCTCGAAGTTGAATAAA TGGGTCATTCCAGAGCTGGTAGGCCAGACCTTGGCAACAGTCCTCATGTTGGTCTCCATGCACTGGTTCGTCTTCCTTCTTAACCTGCCAGTAGCATCCTGGAATGTCTACAG GTTTCTGAAGGTCCCTATGGGCAACATGGGGGTTTTTGACCCCACGGAGATTCACAATCGCGGGCAGCTTAAGTCTCACATGAAGGAGGCTATGATCAAGCTGGGCTTCCACCTGCTCTGTTTCTTCATTTACCTATACAG catgATACTGGCCCTGATCAATGACTGA
- the wdr26a gene encoding WD repeat-containing protein 26 — MQANGAGQGQDSELSCLNNTQNGDSTSTGGAHSNGLIATTNNGNAVSTNNGIVSTGNSDASNASTSNSEQGSSMKKKKRLSQSEEDVIRLIGQHLHDLGLNQTVDLLMQESGCRLEHPAATKFRSHVMEGEWDKAESDLNELKALMRSPGAIVRMKFLLLQQKYLEYLEDGKVLEALQVLRAELTPLKYNTERIHVLSGYLMCSHAEDLRAKAEWEGKGTASRTKLLDKLQTYLPPSVMLPPRRLQTLLRQAVELQRERCLYHNTKLDSSLGSVSLLLDHVCSRKQFPCYTQQILTEHCNEVWFCKFSNDGTKLATGSKDTTVIVWQVDAETQQLKQLKTLEGHAYGVSYLAWSPDDTYLIACGPDDCSELWLWNVQTGELRTKMTQSHEDSLTSVAWNPDGKRFVTGGQRGQFYQCDLDGNLLDSWEGVRVQCLWCLGDGRSVLASDTHQRIRGYNFEDLTDRNIVQEDHPIMSFTVSKNGRLALLNVATQGVHLWDLQDRVLVRKYQGVTQGFYTIHSCFGGHNEDFIASGSEDHKVYIWHKRSELPIAELTGHTRTVNCVSWNPALPGLMASASDDGTVRIWGPAPFLDPQDSEGLNECCSMDS; from the exons ATGCAGGCAAACGGGGCAGGACAGGGACAAGACTCGGAGCTGTCCTGCCTAAATAATACCCAAAACGGAGACTCGACGTCCACTGGGGGAGCGCACTCAAACGGCCTTATAGCCACAACAAATAATGGAAATGCAGTTAGTACTAACAACGGCATCGTTTCCACGGGGAATTCAGACGCTTCTAATGCCTCAACCTCTAACTCTGAGCAAGGCTCTTCGATGAAAAAGAAGAAGCGTCTTTCGCAGTCAGAGGAAGATGTCATCCGACTCATAGGGCAACATCTACACGATTTAGGGCTGAA TCAGACGGTCGATCTGCTCATGCAAGAGTCTGGTTGCAGGCTAGAGCATCCAGCTGCCACTAAATTCCGCAGTCATGTCATGGAAGGAGAGTGGGACAAG GCTGAAAGTGACCTCAATGAGCTCAAAGCACTGATGCGCTCTCCTGGTGCTATAGTG CGCATGAAgttcctgctgctgcagcagaaaTACCTGGAGTACCTGGAGGATGGGAAGGTTCTGGAGGCGCTACAGGTGCTCAGGGCAGAGCTCACCCCGCTCAAGTACAACACCGAGAGGATTCATGTTCTCAGCGG GTATCTCATGTGCAGCCACGCAGAGGACCTGCGAGCCAAGGCCGAGTGGGAAGGCAAGGGAACCGCCTCTCGCACAAAACTACTGGACAAGCTAcaga CGTACCTGCCCCCCTCGGTGATGTTGCCCCCGCGGCGGCTGCAGACGCTGCTGCGTCAGGCGGTGGAGCTGCAGAGGGAGCGCTGCCTCTACCACAACACCAAGCTGGACAGCAGCCTGGGCTCCGTCTCCCTGCTCCTGGACCACGTctgcagcag gaAACAGTTTCCATGCTACACCCAGCAGATACTCACAGAACACTGTAATGAGGTGTGGTTCTGCAAGTTCTCCAATGACGGCACCAAACTGGCCACCGGCTCCAAAGACACCACTGTCATCGTTTGGCAGGTCGACGCA gagACGCAGCAGCTGAAGCAGCTGAAGACCCTGGAGGGCCACGCCTACGGAGTGTCCTACCTGGCGTGGAGTCCCGACGACACTTACCTGATCGCCTGCGGCCCCGACGACTGCTCCGAGCTCTGGCTCTGGAATGTACAG ACAGGGGAGCTGCGGACAAAGATGACCCAGTCCCACGAGGACAGCCTGACCAGTGTGGCCTGGAACCCCGACGGCAAGCGCTTCGTCACCGGTGGCCAAAGGGGACAGTTCTACCAGTGT gacctgGATGGCAACCTGCTGGACTCATGGGAAGGCGTGCGCGTCCAGTGTCTCTGGTGCTTGGGTGACGGTCGCTCCGTCCTGGCCTCCGACACGCACCAGCGTATCCGTGGTTACAACTTCGAGGACCTCACCGACAggaacat AGTGCAAGAGGACCACCCCATCATGTCCTTCACTGTATCAAAGAACGGACGCCTGGCTCTTCTCAATGTGGCCACTCAG ggtgtgcaTCTCTGGGACCTGCAAGACCGTGTGTTGGTGAGGAAGTACCAGGGAGTGACTCAGGGCTTCTACACCATCCACTCCTGCTTTGGAGGACACAACGAGGACTTCATCGCCAGCGGCagtgaag ACCACAAAGTGTACATATGGCACAAGCGCAGTGAGCTGCCCATCGCAGAGCTGACTGGACACACGCGCACGGTCAACTGTGTGAGCTGGAACCCTGCGCTGCCGGGCCTCATGGCCAGCGCCTCCGACGACGGCACCGTCCGAATCTGGGGGCCCGCCCCCTTCCTGGACCCGCAGGACTCTGAGGGCCTCAACG aATGCTGTAGCATGGACAGCTGA